The proteins below are encoded in one region of Microbispora sp. NBC_01189:
- a CDS encoding TcpE family conjugal transfer membrane protein — protein MDLPTYTNIWRIEKRLYKLYDLRLPMPLPVVWIGVFVGVSVPWWLFLLLVRLPLEAPWHVVYLVPPGVLTWLSTRPVIENKRLTELLQSQVRYMAEPKTWCRMAPFDEPDEIALTGRVWRATPPAPTGNGGAVSRGVRARARRPISVKVAAGPETAHPAGAARAAAARAGGPPLDPSRVVRPAVAAAAAAAVPVTTGSPAPLPWSGAAAAAKRDTTGDVTGERVYSLPHPPAPVSPARTDDPVRDRRTDGPPAGRDDGAAHSSTVLGSTGHDSTVHSSTGLGSTGHDAEPRDRGSDRRAPGASPTAASEAHSEAHSEAHSEARSEAHSEANSETHSEPRAESSSETHPVPPIGTETLRRLRRLAASSEPRAVRPAAPAFSTPDRHDADDERAADLPAAPAVLETTADTAPEAVQEAVQEFAPRTASDRDEAARQDATAPGGAEPGAPQAASEAAAGRADDERNQDERDHDERDQGGGGRSEAPTRPDDADVLAQHRRGRPPRLVRPREEGGAWGEVIPATVHAQTSPDRPADIADANDIGDTGDVPENAEPAGVTVIGPVRIGPTAAAGPSDANANPKDNPNPNANPKDKANPKDNPNPNANPKDKANPKDNPNPKANPDADADRAREVPAPAAQPIRIRPPYSQPPAAHRSEPQPPGVQTGDAQPGDAAGSPGPAGKGSVTPPAGPTGMPIRTVPAVPRHAAPSGARPALPAARPATGRPGHEEPPRLRRVEAVVGRDPSGGWRRLAQVVVGGSRTDGMEVDEARARVPLTSSRRIMVLGCTGGAGQTTTALMLGHTLARYRDDRVLALDANTGEGTLTTRIAAESPETLSSLLEGSEEVSGYLGMRSYTTRCESGLEVVGADTDDRVTQRLAERAFLADWRRTLAALDRHYRLTVIDPAAALAARLLPYADQLVLVAPASEDASEAVAMTYEWLDGHGCSDLRRRAVMVINGVSRRSLPDVEQAEAVASGRCRAIVRIPWEDELAPGRPGPVDITHLRTGGRRAYVALAGVIVNGLAAAQAKQEVAR, from the coding sequence GTGGATCTGCCCACATATACCAATATCTGGCGTATCGAGAAGCGGCTGTACAAGCTGTACGACCTACGGCTGCCGATGCCGCTTCCAGTCGTCTGGATCGGTGTGTTCGTGGGTGTCTCCGTACCCTGGTGGCTCTTCCTCCTCCTGGTGAGGCTGCCGCTGGAGGCGCCGTGGCACGTCGTCTACCTGGTTCCTCCCGGCGTGCTCACCTGGCTGTCCACCCGTCCGGTCATCGAGAACAAGCGTCTCACCGAGCTTCTCCAGTCGCAGGTTCGCTACATGGCCGAGCCCAAGACCTGGTGCCGGATGGCTCCGTTCGACGAGCCGGACGAGATCGCCCTCACCGGGCGCGTCTGGCGGGCCACCCCGCCCGCCCCCACCGGCAACGGCGGAGCCGTCTCCCGCGGGGTCAGAGCCAGGGCGCGTCGCCCGATCTCGGTCAAGGTCGCCGCCGGTCCGGAGACCGCGCACCCCGCAGGCGCCGCACGGGCCGCCGCGGCGCGGGCGGGCGGGCCGCCGCTCGACCCGTCCCGCGTCGTGCGCCCCGCGGTGGCCGCCGCTGCCGCCGCGGCCGTGCCGGTCACCACCGGCAGCCCCGCCCCGCTCCCCTGGAGCGGCGCCGCGGCCGCCGCCAAGCGTGACACGACGGGCGACGTCACGGGTGAGCGGGTCTACTCCCTGCCGCACCCACCCGCGCCGGTGAGCCCCGCCCGCACGGACGATCCCGTGCGGGACCGTCGCACCGACGGGCCACCCGCCGGACGGGACGACGGCGCTGCCCACAGCAGCACAGTCCTAGGCAGCACGGGCCACGACAGCACGGTCCACAGCAGCACGGGCCTTGGCAGCACGGGCCACGACGCGGAGCCGCGGGACCGGGGCTCGGACAGGCGGGCCCCCGGCGCGAGCCCCACCGCCGCCTCCGAGGCCCACTCCGAGGCCCACTCCGAGGCCCACTCCGAGGCCCGCTCCGAGGCCCATTCCGAGGCCAACTCGGAGACGCATTCCGAGCCCCGGGCCGAGTCCTCTTCCGAGACCCATCCCGTGCCGCCCATCGGCACGGAGACGCTGCGCCGCCTGCGCAGGCTCGCCGCGTCCTCCGAACCCCGCGCCGTACGGCCCGCCGCCCCGGCCTTCTCGACCCCGGATCGACACGATGCGGATGACGAGCGGGCCGCGGACCTCCCGGCCGCACCGGCCGTTCTGGAAACCACCGCAGACACCGCCCCGGAAGCCGTCCAGGAAGCCGTCCAGGAATTCGCGCCGAGGACAGCTTCCGACCGCGACGAGGCCGCGCGACAGGACGCGACCGCGCCTGGCGGAGCCGAGCCCGGCGCTCCCCAGGCTGCCTCCGAAGCCGCCGCCGGGCGGGCGGACGACGAGCGCAACCAGGATGAGCGGGACCACGACGAGCGGGACCAGGGCGGCGGCGGGAGGAGTGAAGCCCCCACGCGGCCCGACGACGCCGATGTCCTCGCGCAGCACCGCAGGGGGCGGCCGCCTCGGCTGGTGCGACCCCGTGAGGAGGGCGGCGCGTGGGGAGAGGTCATTCCCGCGACGGTCCATGCCCAGACCTCGCCCGATCGGCCCGCGGACATCGCGGACGCCAATGACATCGGGGACACCGGGGACGTCCCGGAGAACGCCGAGCCCGCGGGCGTGACGGTCATCGGGCCGGTCCGGATCGGCCCGACGGCGGCTGCCGGTCCCTCGGACGCCAACGCCAACCCCAAGGACAACCCCAACCCCAACGCCAACCCCAAGGACAAGGCCAACCCCAAGGACAACCCCAACCCCAACGCCAACCCCAAGGACAAGGCCAACCCCAAGGACAACCCCAACCCCAAGGCCAACCCCGACGCGGACGCGGACCGGGCCCGTGAGGTGCCTGCCCCGGCCGCGCAGCCGATCAGGATCAGGCCGCCCTATTCACAGCCCCCCGCCGCGCACCGCTCCGAGCCGCAGCCGCCCGGCGTCCAGACCGGGGATGCCCAGCCCGGTGACGCGGCGGGATCGCCCGGTCCGGCGGGCAAGGGGAGCGTCACGCCTCCGGCGGGTCCCACCGGAATGCCGATCCGGACGGTCCCGGCGGTGCCCCGCCACGCGGCCCCGTCCGGCGCCCGTCCCGCGCTGCCGGCCGCCAGGCCCGCGACCGGCCGTCCGGGGCACGAGGAGCCGCCGAGGCTGCGCCGGGTCGAGGCGGTGGTGGGCCGCGACCCCTCCGGCGGCTGGCGGCGCCTGGCCCAGGTGGTCGTGGGCGGCAGCCGTACGGACGGCATGGAGGTCGACGAGGCGCGCGCCCGTGTCCCGCTGACCAGCAGCAGGCGGATCATGGTGCTCGGCTGCACGGGCGGCGCCGGGCAGACGACCACGGCCTTAATGCTGGGCCACACGCTGGCCCGATACCGAGACGACCGGGTGCTCGCGCTCGACGCGAACACCGGCGAGGGCACGCTGACGACGAGGATCGCCGCCGAGTCGCCGGAGACGCTGAGCTCGCTGCTGGAGGGCTCCGAGGAGGTGAGCGGCTACCTCGGCATGCGGTCCTACACGACGCGCTGCGAGTCGGGGCTGGAGGTCGTCGGAGCGGACACCGACGACCGGGTGACCCAGCGCCTCGCGGAACGCGCGTTCCTGGCCGACTGGCGCCGGACGCTCGCCGCGCTCGACCGGCACTATCGCCTGACCGTCATCGACCCCGCGGCCGCGCTGGCCGCCCGCCTCCTGCCGTACGCCGACCAGCTCGTGCTGGTCGCCCCCGCGAGCGAGGACGCCTCCGAGGCGGTCGCCATGACGTACGAGTGGCTCGACGGCCACGGCTGCTCCGACCTGCGGCGGCGGGCGGTCATGGTGATCAACGGAGTGAGCCGCCGCAGCCTCCCCGACGTGGAGCAGGCGGAGGCGGTCGCCAGCGGCCGGTGCCGGGCGATCGTCCGCATCCCCTGGGAGGACGAGCTGGCGCCCGGACGGCCGGGACCGGTCGACATCACCCATCTCCGGACAGGCGGCCGCAGGGCGTACGTCGCGCTCGCGGGAGTGATCGTGAACGGCCTGGCGGCGGCCCAGGCCAAGCAGGAGGTGGCGAGATGA
- a CDS encoding conjugal transfer protein — protein sequence MARRSDVQQDPRIAGDPELYPPEGFDRSAAPHGTAPRRRGWSGGGGRWLVWAGRAILWALIIVIVVNGVRALFERSMQDTGTAPAETAVSAFPTTRAAAFADQFAAVYLNYDAANPQQRAERLKAFLPEGADAQFGWNGYGRMSAGAFQYAGIDVIDDRNARVSVSYQSGDSRGLLSVPVYYDGGRFVVSAQPALLPDPGPAGLPQLPEPDSDSATEAELRPPLEGFFKAYAAGNQADLQRYVANGVTIEGFNGRFTFAELKKMFVPPGGADSRKVTAVVVWAVASGDAAAPSPSQDPAGEPGGLEQAYELTVEKQGGKWFVKDIQGANRSVG from the coding sequence ATGGCTCGCAGGTCAGACGTCCAGCAGGATCCTCGGATCGCTGGCGACCCTGAGCTGTACCCTCCGGAGGGCTTCGACCGGTCGGCAGCCCCTCACGGCACCGCCCCCCGGCGCAGGGGATGGAGCGGCGGCGGAGGCCGCTGGCTCGTCTGGGCCGGGCGGGCGATCCTCTGGGCTCTGATCATCGTGATCGTGGTCAACGGCGTCCGGGCCCTGTTCGAGCGCTCCATGCAGGACACCGGCACCGCTCCGGCCGAGACGGCCGTGTCCGCCTTCCCGACGACGCGGGCGGCGGCCTTCGCGGACCAGTTCGCGGCGGTTTACCTCAACTACGACGCGGCCAATCCCCAGCAGCGTGCGGAACGGCTGAAGGCGTTCCTGCCGGAGGGCGCCGACGCGCAGTTCGGCTGGAACGGCTACGGGCGCATGTCCGCCGGAGCCTTCCAGTACGCGGGGATCGACGTGATCGACGACCGCAATGCCCGGGTGAGCGTGTCGTACCAGTCCGGGGACTCCCGTGGCCTGCTGTCCGTGCCGGTCTACTACGACGGCGGCAGGTTCGTTGTCTCGGCGCAGCCCGCCCTGCTGCCCGACCCCGGCCCGGCCGGTCTGCCCCAGCTTCCCGAGCCCGACAGCGACTCCGCCACCGAGGCCGAACTGCGTCCCCCGCTCGAAGGCTTCTTCAAGGCGTACGCGGCGGGTAACCAGGCGGATCTGCAGCGATACGTCGCGAACGGCGTGACGATCGAGGGCTTCAACGGCAGGTTCACCTTCGCAGAGCTCAAGAAGATGTTCGTGCCACCAGGTGGTGCCGACAGCAGGAAGGTGACCGCGGTGGTGGTGTGGGCAGTGGCGTCCGGGGACGCGGCGGCGCCGAGTCCGTCCCAGGACCCGGCCGGCGAGCCGGGGGGCCTCGAGCAGGCCTACGAGCTGACGGTTGAGAAGCAGGGCGGCAAGTGGTTCGTCAAGGACATCCAGGGTGCGAACCGGTCCGTGGGGTAG
- a CDS encoding group II truncated hemoglobin, whose product MLVIVEYIRYRVPDGEEFEAAYRRAVVPLGRTPQCLDYELSRCVDEPACYILRITWTSARDHLEGFRGSEHFREFFAEIKPYVSDIEEMRHYEKVIEKTEPTLFEWAGGARALERLTEAFYGRVKDDDLVGPLFAHMDSRHPAYVAMWLGEVFGGPARYSEERGGHSHMVSHHLGKGITEQQRRRWVSLLMDAADEVGLPADPEFRAAFAGYVEWGTRLAVHFSQPGATPPGEEPVPRWGWGVMPPYQP is encoded by the coding sequence ATGCTGGTGATCGTCGAATACATCCGTTACCGGGTCCCCGACGGGGAGGAGTTCGAGGCCGCCTACCGGCGCGCCGTCGTGCCGCTCGGGCGGACGCCGCAGTGCCTCGACTACGAACTGTCCCGCTGCGTGGACGAGCCCGCGTGCTACATCCTGCGGATCACCTGGACCTCGGCCCGCGACCACCTTGAGGGCTTCCGCGGCAGCGAGCACTTCCGGGAGTTCTTCGCCGAGATCAAGCCGTACGTGTCGGACATCGAGGAGATGCGGCACTACGAGAAGGTGATCGAGAAGACCGAGCCCACGCTGTTCGAGTGGGCGGGAGGCGCGCGGGCGCTGGAGCGGCTGACCGAGGCGTTCTACGGGCGGGTCAAGGACGACGACCTGGTCGGACCGCTCTTCGCGCACATGGACAGCCGCCATCCCGCGTACGTGGCGATGTGGCTCGGCGAGGTCTTCGGCGGCCCGGCCCGCTACAGCGAGGAGCGCGGCGGTCACTCGCACATGGTCTCCCACCACCTCGGCAAGGGCATCACGGAGCAGCAGCGCCGCAGGTGGGTGAGCCTGCTCATGGACGCGGCCGACGAGGTGGGGCTGCCCGCCGACCCGGAGTTCAGGGCGGCGTTCGCGGGTTACGTCGAGTGGGGCACCCGTCTGGCCGTCCACTTCTCGCAGCCGGGAGCCACGCCGCCGGGCGAGGAGCCGGTGCCGCGCTGGGGCTGGGGCGTCATGCCGCCCTACCAGCCCTGA
- a CDS encoding SDR family NAD(P)-dependent oxidoreductase encodes MTSDMTGDTGQDTRHGGFGPGSTAAEVLAGIDLTGRTAVVTGGYSGLGLAATRALAGAGARVVVPARRPETARQALAGVDRAEVERLDLADLDSVRAFAERFLRRRAPLGILIAGAGIMACPETRVGPGWEAQFAVNHLGHYALTHLLWPALTAAGAARVVSVSSGYDADWRIRWDDPQFTRGYDKWAAYGQSKLANILFARHLDQLGGPYGVHAFSVNPGWIRTPLQRHLTAGEMVAAGWIDAAGNAAPGLFRAPERGAATPVWAATSRELDGRGGDYCADCRVTGDGPADDGAAARLWALSAGLTGLDRIH; translated from the coding sequence ATGACCAGCGACATGACGGGTGACACAGGGCAGGACACCAGACACGGCGGGTTCGGCCCCGGCAGCACGGCCGCCGAGGTTCTCGCGGGGATCGACCTGACCGGCAGGACCGCGGTCGTCACCGGCGGATACTCCGGCCTGGGTCTCGCGGCGACCCGCGCGCTCGCCGGGGCCGGGGCGCGCGTCGTCGTCCCGGCTCGCCGGCCCGAGACGGCGCGGCAGGCACTCGCCGGCGTCGACAGGGCCGAGGTCGAGCGACTCGACCTCGCCGACCTTGATTCCGTACGGGCGTTCGCCGAACGGTTCCTGCGCCGGCGGGCTCCCCTCGGCATCCTGATCGCCGGCGCCGGGATCATGGCCTGCCCCGAGACCCGGGTGGGGCCCGGCTGGGAGGCGCAGTTCGCCGTCAACCACCTGGGCCACTACGCGCTGACGCACCTGCTGTGGCCCGCCCTCACGGCCGCCGGCGCGGCCCGCGTCGTCTCGGTCTCCTCCGGGTACGACGCGGACTGGCGCATCCGGTGGGACGACCCGCAGTTCACCCGCGGCTACGACAAGTGGGCGGCCTACGGCCAGTCGAAGCTCGCGAACATCCTGTTCGCCCGCCACCTGGATCAGCTGGGAGGTCCGTACGGGGTCCACGCGTTCTCGGTCAACCCCGGCTGGATCCGCACTCCGCTGCAGCGACACCTCACGGCCGGCGAGATGGTCGCCGCCGGCTGGATCGACGCCGCGGGCAACGCGGCGCCCGGCCTGTTCAGGGCACCCGAGCGGGGTGCGGCGACGCCGGTCTGGGCCGCCACGTCACGCGAGCTCGACGGGCGCGGCGGTGACTACTGCGCCGACTGCCGCGTCACCGGAGACGGCCCGGCGGACGACGGCGCGGCGGCCCGTCTCTGGGCGCTCTCGGCCGGACTGACGGGTCTCGACCGCATCCATTGA
- a CDS encoding MerR family transcriptional regulator produces MTAEVLHIGEVARRTGLSVHTLRLYERAGLLTGEVRRDEAGRRVYSAWDVEWLGNCVKFRASGMPLATISRLARLVREGTGNEAERLEVLREHQSRVTERLAQLRDCLDLIDGKVSAYERHLAADGTGEPWQRQPDQTLKRNSTTSPSRMT; encoded by the coding sequence GTGACGGCTGAGGTCCTGCATATCGGCGAGGTGGCCAGGCGCACCGGCCTGAGCGTGCACACGCTGCGGCTGTACGAGCGTGCAGGGCTGCTCACGGGCGAGGTGCGGCGTGACGAGGCCGGGCGGCGGGTCTACAGCGCCTGGGATGTCGAGTGGCTGGGCAACTGCGTGAAGTTCCGGGCCTCCGGCATGCCGCTGGCCACGATCAGCCGGCTGGCCCGGCTCGTGCGCGAGGGCACCGGCAACGAAGCGGAACGGCTCGAGGTGCTGCGCGAGCACCAGAGCCGTGTCACCGAGCGGCTCGCACAGCTGCGGGACTGCCTGGATCTCATCGACGGCAAGGTGTCCGCCTACGAGCGGCACCTCGCGGCCGACGGCACCGGAGAGCCCTGGCAACGGCAGCCGGATCAGACGTTGAAGCGGAACTCCACGACGTCGCCGTCGCGCATGACGTAG
- the ychF gene encoding redox-regulated ATPase YchF, whose translation MSLSIGIVGLPNVGKSTLFNALTKSGNALAANYPFATIEPNVGIVGVPDARLDTLGEIFNSARILPAKVEFVDIAGLVKGASEGQGRGNQFLANIRETDAICQVIRVFSDPDVTHVDGEVSPRRDIETINTELILADLQTIEKAVPRLQKEARTNKDRKVLLEAAEAAAKLLDTGTTLYAGGRGAGIDLADLRELHLLTAKPFLYVFNLDADELTDDDLRAKLSALVAPAEAVFLDAKIESELVELPDDEALELLQSVGQEESGLAQLARVGFETLGLQTYLTAGPKEARAWTIRRGATAPEAAGVIHTDFQRGFIKAEVISFGDLVEAGSMTAARAAGKARIEGKDYVMRDGDVVEFRFNV comes from the coding sequence GTGAGCCTGAGCATCGGCATCGTCGGCCTTCCCAACGTCGGTAAGTCCACGCTTTTCAACGCGCTGACCAAGAGCGGGAACGCCCTGGCGGCCAACTACCCGTTCGCCACGATCGAGCCGAACGTCGGCATCGTCGGCGTCCCGGACGCGCGGCTGGACACGCTGGGGGAGATCTTCAACTCCGCCCGCATCCTGCCCGCCAAGGTGGAGTTCGTCGACATCGCCGGACTGGTGAAGGGCGCCTCCGAGGGGCAGGGCCGGGGCAACCAGTTCCTCGCCAACATCCGCGAGACCGACGCGATCTGCCAGGTGATCCGGGTCTTCTCCGACCCCGACGTGACCCACGTGGACGGCGAGGTGTCGCCGCGGCGCGACATCGAGACCATCAACACCGAACTGATCCTCGCCGACCTGCAGACGATCGAGAAGGCGGTGCCCCGCCTGCAGAAGGAGGCGCGCACCAACAAGGACCGCAAGGTCCTGCTGGAGGCGGCCGAGGCCGCGGCGAAGCTCCTCGACACCGGCACGACCCTGTACGCCGGGGGCAGGGGCGCCGGCATCGACCTCGCCGACCTGCGTGAGCTGCACCTCCTCACGGCCAAGCCGTTCCTGTACGTCTTCAACCTCGACGCGGACGAGCTGACCGACGACGACCTGCGGGCCAAGCTCTCGGCGCTGGTGGCCCCGGCCGAGGCCGTGTTCCTCGACGCCAAGATCGAGTCGGAGCTGGTGGAGCTGCCCGACGACGAGGCGCTGGAGCTGCTGCAGTCCGTCGGCCAGGAGGAGTCGGGTCTCGCCCAGCTCGCCCGGGTCGGGTTCGAGACGCTGGGCCTGCAGACCTACCTGACGGCCGGGCCCAAGGAGGCGCGGGCCTGGACGATCCGCAGGGGCGCCACCGCCCCCGAGGCCGCCGGGGTCATCCACACCGACTTCCAGCGCGGGTTCATCAAGGCCGAGGTCATCTCGTTCGGCGACCTGGTCGAGGCGGGCTCGATGACCGCCGCCAGGGCCGCCGGCAAGGCCCGCATCGAGGGCAAGGACTACGTCATGCGCGACGGCGACGTCGTGGAGTTCCGCTTCAACGTCTGA
- a CDS encoding DNA recombination protein RmuC produces the protein MRTAGRTAEAAARVAEAEARTRAAEDKVGYVENQLTERFQAISAHALDVANLRFLELAENRLNTTRAEAAGDLDQRRQAVENLVAPLRETLAKVESQLRESESGTRAARAELSKQMEFVRESSERLKAQTDALVRALQRPEARGRWGELQLRRVAEIAGMARFCDFDEQVSAMTRDGMVRPDMVVRLSGGKNVIVDAKVSLAAYLEAAETADPSFASTRLDAHARHLREHVDRLAAKAYWQAFSPSPEFVVLFIPGEAFLAPALERDPGLLEYAMRRRVHIATPTTLVTMLRTAQYAWQQAAVSENAKAVFDLGKELYDRLGNLGRHVDTLGRALTRAVTAYNQTVGSLESRVLVSARRMNDLGLVDYSLDAPAAVEEVPRPVAIPELEGEERVSSPPPHRQNGKLARDLS, from the coding sequence ATGCGGACCGCGGGCCGTACGGCCGAGGCCGCCGCCCGGGTGGCGGAGGCCGAGGCGAGGACGCGCGCGGCGGAGGACAAGGTCGGCTACGTCGAGAACCAGCTCACCGAGCGGTTCCAGGCCATCTCGGCGCACGCTCTCGACGTCGCCAACCTGCGTTTCCTCGAACTGGCCGAGAACCGGCTCAACACCACGAGGGCGGAGGCGGCGGGCGACCTCGACCAGCGCCGCCAGGCGGTCGAGAACCTGGTCGCGCCGCTGCGCGAGACGCTCGCCAAGGTGGAGAGCCAGCTCAGGGAGAGCGAGTCGGGCACCCGCGCCGCCCGGGCCGAGCTGAGCAAGCAGATGGAGTTCGTACGGGAGAGCTCCGAACGGCTGAAGGCCCAGACGGACGCGCTGGTGCGGGCGCTGCAGCGGCCGGAGGCCCGGGGACGCTGGGGAGAGCTGCAGCTCCGGCGGGTGGCGGAGATCGCCGGGATGGCCCGGTTCTGCGACTTCGACGAGCAGGTGAGCGCCATGACCCGAGATGGGATGGTCCGTCCCGACATGGTGGTGCGGCTCAGCGGCGGCAAGAACGTCATCGTGGACGCGAAGGTCTCGCTCGCGGCCTATCTGGAGGCGGCCGAGACCGCCGATCCCTCGTTCGCCTCGACCCGGCTCGACGCGCACGCGCGGCACCTGCGCGAGCACGTGGACCGGCTTGCGGCCAAGGCGTACTGGCAGGCGTTCAGCCCGTCGCCCGAGTTCGTGGTGCTGTTCATCCCCGGCGAGGCCTTCCTCGCGCCCGCGCTGGAGCGTGATCCCGGGTTACTCGAGTACGCGATGCGGCGGCGCGTGCACATCGCCACCCCGACGACGCTCGTGACGATGCTGCGCACCGCGCAGTACGCCTGGCAGCAGGCGGCGGTCAGCGAGAACGCCAAGGCGGTGTTCGACCTGGGCAAGGAGCTGTACGACCGGCTCGGCAACCTCGGGCGGCACGTGGACACCCTGGGCAGGGCGCTGACCCGGGCGGTCACCGCGTACAACCAGACGGTCGGCAGCCTGGAGAGCCGCGTCCTGGTCAGCGCGCGGAGGATGAACGATCTCGGTCTCGTGGACTACTCGCTCGACGCCCCGGCGGCGGTGGAGGAGGTCCCCCGGCCGGTCGCGATCCCCGAACTCGAAGGTGAAGAGCGGGTAAGCTCCCCTCCCCCGCATCGTCAGAACGGTAAATTGGCGCGAGACTTGTCGTGA
- a CDS encoding DUF6542 domain-containing protein, which produces MTGTGRAGLRLTARGAIVMLFVITVVGLLPKLPGPAFVAGCLAAVLLVRPRDLLPLVVTPPLVFFLAALLVELLRSLGSGSMLPTFGLGIFTTLSSAAPWLFAGSALALGVAWARGLPANVRELRTGAAPEPAAARAGTAAGAARATAPGRARRGRGGRGQAFDPEPEGYFEPRVYGKAADE; this is translated from the coding sequence ATGACAGGCACCGGTCGAGCGGGGCTGCGGCTGACCGCTCGGGGGGCGATCGTCATGCTCTTCGTGATCACTGTGGTGGGTCTCCTGCCGAAGCTGCCCGGGCCCGCGTTCGTGGCCGGCTGCCTCGCGGCCGTCCTGCTCGTACGGCCCCGCGACCTGCTGCCGCTGGTGGTGACGCCCCCGCTGGTCTTCTTCCTCGCGGCCCTGCTGGTGGAGCTGCTGCGGTCGCTCGGGTCCGGCTCGATGCTCCCGACGTTCGGGCTCGGCATTTTCACGACGCTGTCGTCGGCGGCCCCGTGGCTGTTCGCCGGCTCGGCGCTGGCGCTGGGCGTCGCCTGGGCGCGCGGCCTGCCCGCGAACGTCAGGGAACTGCGTACGGGCGCCGCGCCCGAACCCGCCGCCGCGAGGGCCGGCACGGCGGCCGGAGCGGCCCGCGCCACCGCGCCCGGCCGTGCCCGCAGGGGCCGTGGGGGCCGTGGCCAGGCCTTCGACCCCGAGCCCGAGGGTTACTTCGAACCCCGCGTGTACGGCAAGGCGGCCGACGAATAG
- a CDS encoding 4-hydroxy-3-methylbut-2-enyl diphosphate reductase: MDVQTSANRRVLVAKPRGYCAGVDRAVQAVERALEQYGAPVYVRKQIVHNTHVVRTLEERGAVFVEETEEVPEGAIVVFSAHGVAPAVHEEAAGRRLKTIDATCPLVTKVHNEAKRFAAKDYDILLIGHEGHEEVEGTAGEAPEHIQLVDGLDGVGEVSVRDPERVVWLSQTTLSVDETTETVARLRTRFPNLIDPPSDDICYATSNRQTAVKAIAAESDLVIVVGSANSSNSKRLVEVAKDYGAAAAHLVDDASFVREEWLEGVRTVGLTSGASVPEELVEGVLAKLAGLGFTDVEEVESVHESMRFALPHELRRDLRAG, encoded by the coding sequence ATGGACGTGCAGACCTCAGCGAACCGCCGTGTCCTGGTCGCCAAGCCCCGCGGCTACTGCGCGGGCGTCGACCGCGCGGTGCAGGCGGTGGAGCGGGCGCTGGAGCAGTACGGCGCACCCGTTTACGTACGCAAGCAGATCGTGCACAACACCCACGTCGTGAGGACGCTGGAGGAGCGCGGCGCCGTCTTCGTGGAGGAGACCGAGGAGGTTCCCGAGGGCGCGATCGTCGTGTTCTCCGCGCACGGCGTCGCCCCCGCCGTCCACGAGGAGGCCGCCGGCCGCCGACTGAAGACCATCGACGCCACGTGCCCGCTGGTCACCAAGGTGCACAACGAGGCCAAGAGGTTCGCGGCCAAGGACTACGACATCCTGCTCATCGGGCACGAGGGGCACGAGGAGGTCGAGGGCACCGCCGGGGAGGCCCCCGAGCACATCCAGCTCGTCGACGGCCTCGACGGCGTCGGCGAGGTGTCCGTGCGGGACCCGGAGAGGGTGGTCTGGCTCTCCCAGACGACCCTGTCGGTGGACGAGACGACCGAGACCGTCGCCCGGCTGCGCACGCGTTTCCCGAACCTCATCGACCCGCCGAGCGACGACATCTGCTACGCCACCTCCAACCGGCAGACGGCCGTCAAGGCGATCGCCGCGGAGTCCGACCTGGTCATCGTCGTCGGCTCGGCCAACTCGTCCAACTCCAAGCGGCTGGTCGAGGTGGCCAAGGACTACGGCGCCGCCGCCGCCCACCTCGTCGACGACGCCTCCTTCGTACGGGAGGAGTGGCTGGAGGGCGTGCGCACGGTCGGCCTCACCAGCGGCGCGTCGGTGCCGGAGGAGCTGGTGGAGGGAGTGCTCGCCAAGCTCGCCGGCCTCGGCTTCACCGACGTCGAGGAGGTCGAGTCGGTGCACGAGAGCATGCGCTTCGCCCTGCCCCACGAACTGCGCCGCGACCTCCGAGCCGGGTGA